In the genome of Maniola jurtina chromosome 3, ilManJurt1.1, whole genome shotgun sequence, one region contains:
- the LOC123879304 gene encoding A-kinase anchor protein 10, mitochondrial: protein MIKFWKSAAKGKTGCPVRPPEGIENRQIKLDIEGSNDVDDKKDIFEKKSKLSISLRDILIEKTAVKYFTIYMENIGKQYLIKCWMELENFRFQLSDENKHKETTHSKISHTKSLDDEPNNIDSIEQNCENLMIKKFGWRASTSNLRKANSKCSVNSCGNLLQHLDNCDCCDDKKTTNFTEKAIDLFKKYVALEAPYQIDLSDDIRKTVISDICQPEGQISGDCFKPVQDILYDQIDRNYFLGFQNSPLYIKSQIDILTSGHINLKDILYNDTILFYFTEFLEQESCSNLLEFLIAVMNYRDDLIRGNTPNLEQAQGDAIVLYDKYFSLQATNPIGFPTEIRLKVESDICSEPIATCFDTPYIIVYKTLSNYVKTFLGSELYYNYLSEMIKSVDQTWSHNCKSHSDCSSEFSISTQNTLLATGDPQFRKKRNYSVPDMTIDSNQLYNADALWQRKKHDGLSLGRINSLGRFESKFEPDPDKKERSILKKMVSKFLATNTSKVEEEMAWQIAHMIVKDVTDLTMAPPENDNV from the exons atgataaaattttggaaaagcGCAG CAAAAGGTAAAACTGGCTGCCCCGTACGCCCTCCTGAAGGAATAGAAAACAGGCAAATCAAACTGGATATTGAAGGAAGCAATGACGTCGATG ACAAAAAAGacatttttgagaaaaaatcgAAATTATCTATTAGTTTGCGTGACATACTTATAGAAAAAACCGctgttaaatattttacaatatataTGGAAAATATTGGCAAACAATATCTTATTAAGTGCTGGATGGAATTAGAGAATTTCAGGTTTCAACTATCTGATGAAAACAAACACAAAGAAACTACTCACTCAAAAATAAGTCACACGAAAAGTTTAGATGATGAACCAAACAATATAGATAGTATTGAACAGAACTGTGaaaatttaatgataaaaaaatttggtTGGAGAGCGAGTACCAGTAACCTAAGAAAAGCCAACAGTAAATGTTCAGTAAATTCCTGTGGGAATTTATTGCAACATTTAGATAATTGTGATTGCTGTGATgataaaaaaactacaaattttACTGAAAAAGCTATAGACTTGTTTAAGAAGTATGTGGCTTTGGAAGCACCATATCAGATAGATTTATCAGATGATATAAGAAAAACTGTTATATCAGATATATGTCAACCTGAAGGTCAAATAAGTGGAGACTGTTTTAAGCCCGTTCAAGACATTTTATATGACCAAATAGATAGAAACTATTTTCTAGGATTTCAAAACAGTCCTCTCTATATCAAATCACAGATAGATATATTGACCAGTGGACATATTAATCTAAAAGATATACTATATaatgatacaattttattttattttacagaatTTTTAGAACAAGAATCTTGTAGTAATTTGCTTGAATTTTTAATAGCCGTTATGAACTATAGAGATGATCTGATCAGGGGCAATACACCTAACCTTGAACAAGCTCAAGGTGATGCTATTGTGCTCtatgataaatatttttctctTCAAGCCACAAACCCAATAGGTTTTCCCACCGAAATTCGATTGAAAGTTGAAAGTGATATTTGTAGTGAACCTATTGCCACCTGCTTTGATACACCATATATCATTGTATATAAAACCCTTAGTAATTATGTCAAAACATTCTTAGGTTcagaattatattataattaccttTCTGAAATGATTAAATCAGTTGATCAGACATGGTCTCATAACTGCAAATCTCATTCAGACTGCAGCAGCGAGTTTAGCATAAGCACACAAAATACTCTTTTAGCCACAGGTGACCCTCAATTCCGAAAAAAGCGTAACTATTCTGTACCTGATATGACAATAGATTCTAATCAACTGTATAACGCAGATGCTTTATGGCAAAGAAAGAAGCATGATGGCCTAAGTCTTGGCAGAATCAACAGTTTGGGAAGGTTTGAATCAAAATTTGAACCAGATCCTGACAAAAAAGAGAGATCTATCTTAAAGAAAATGGTGAGTAAATTTTTAGCAACAAACACATCAAAAGTTGAAGAGGAAATGGCATGGCAAATCGCTCATATGATTGTTAAAGATGTCACAGATTTAACTATGGCACCCCCTGAAAATGACAATGTATGA
- the LOC123879312 gene encoding trithorax group protein osa-like isoform X1 — protein MMKTPILITFLVLLAVVSDIGARKLSRSRSSGSGRSSGRKTNQQPAPTSLSYPQPSAQKPSLFGWQEKPAQKPNTQAHSYPSSHTGLSGNKPSSNQENIQKSYVPVQQSAPQSQQNSHSGHSYPVSNGLSGSSSSGGGSSQPKQPPSYQESVQRSSVQQSAPQSQQNSHSYPVSNGLSGSSSSGAGYPQGQGLSGHNAAPPPYQGLNTANYNKPQGAGNYPTANAGNNYNHAAPPPYASGGNGYYHPHSQGPPPPYSSGHGYGGYGGPGPYSPQAPGYFGNYANSGRGFGSVGRTGSALTGVGIAGAGIGTVLTGLALWNLARSTGSHHHTVIYDNRGQPIAVAPDNSTAPAVDPILGDLVNCTLTIDNENATEIIAIPCSIATSFTPDADVKDVSVNNQTNDKTKCTITVVTKAGKEFMTTIPCSVLLNTAAENNVTEPAILDDPTKIENGTVPENNTLIYSDQPTALRFSTTDENPKYEETDFNCTQEEGEIRDPINPCFSVKHNLTVIPLHTTEHIMQT, from the coding sequence ATGATGAAAACGCCAATTCTTATAACTTTCTTAGTGCTACTTGCGGTAGTGAGTGATATTGGTGCGAGGAAACTGTCTCGCAGTCGGAGTTCAGGCTCTGGTCGCAGTTCCGGTAGAAAAACAAACCAGCAGCCCGCACCAACATCCTTGAGTTATCCTCAACCTTCTGCCCAAAAGCCGTCTTTGTTTGGGTGGCAGGAAAAGCCGGCACAAAAACCAAACACTCAAGCTCATTCATATCCTTCGAGCCATACTGGTCTCTCGGGTAATAAGCCGTCAAGTAATCAAGAAAACATTCAAAAAAGCTACGTGCCTGTACAACAATCTGCTCCGCAATCGCAACAAAACAGTCATTCGGGTCATTCGTATCCAGTGTCAAATGGACTCTCAGGAAGTTCAAGCTCAGGAGGTGGATCCTCACAACCCAAACAACCACCAAGTTATCAAGAAAGTGTACAAAGAAGTAGTGTCCAACAATCTGCGCCTCAATCGCAACAAAATAGTCACTCCTATCCAGTGTCAAACGGACTGTCAGGAAGTTCAAGCTCCGGAGCTGGGTACCCACAAGGACAAGGGTTATCCGGTCACAATGCAGCTCCACCTCCATATCAAGGCCTAAACACGGCAAATTATAATAAACCACAAGGCGCAGGTAATTATCCCACTGCTAACGCTGGTAACAATTATAACCACGCAGCGCCACCCCCTTACGCAAGTGGAGGAAACGGCTATTATCACCCTCACTCTCAAGGACCACCACCCCCGTATTCGAGTGGACACGGCTATGGAGGATATGGCGGACCAGGACCTTATAGTCCACAGGCACCTGGGTATTTTGGAAACTACGCAAATAGCGGCAGGGGTTTTGGAAGTGTCGGTCGCACAGGAAGTGCTTTAACTGGAGTGGGTATTGCCGGTGCAGGAATCGGAACTGTTTTGACCGGTTTAGCCTTATGGAATTTAGCTAGATCGACTGGTAGTCATCACCATACTGTAATATATGATAACCGAGGTCAACCTATAGCAGTAGCTCCAGATAATAGTACTGCACCAGCTGTCGATCCGATTTTGGGTGATTTGGTTAATTGCACACTTACAATAGATAATGAAAATGCTACAGAAATCATAGCCATACCTTGTTCAATTGCAACATCCTTTACCCCAGACGCTGATGTAAAAGACGTCAGTGTAAACAATCAAACAAACGATAAAACAAAATGTACGATAACTGTTGTTACGAAAGCTGGTAAAGAATTCATGACAACTATTCCATGTTCTGTATTACTAAACACAGCTGCTGAAAATAACGTTACGGAGCCTGCTATCCTTGATGACCCAACGAAAATTGAAAATGGAACTGTCCCCGAAAATAATACATTAATTTATTCCGATCAACCGACTGCCCTGCGATTTTCTACAACTGACGAAAACCCAAAGTATGAAGAAACTGATTTTAATTGTACCCAGGAAGAAGGGGAAATTCGAGATCCGATCAATCCTTGTTTTAGTGTAAAGCACAATTTAACTGTTATTCCGCTTCACACCACCGAACATATTATGCAAACCTGA
- the LOC123879469 gene encoding uncharacterized protein LOC123879469 has protein sequence MFFIINFLCLLVSSYADLSQYDQRQTGDVNVQVDLKDVQIYAILKGDKEEYVDYDYAYDYSELTIKPQNRTTPKPFNGTRATTTTERVVTRDNSTGVTTVLQEHTIAPVNNELTTLFTAATGAPDKDDSTTTVRTYPDITSEHNIGTIKDVTLAPTHGSTRKNCRKGYVLNKKGQCQLKMNTTENALLRLVKLSQKLKLRRENKSNENS, from the exons ATGTTTTTCATAATAAACTTCCTTTGTTTGCTCGTATCGAGCTATGCAGATTTGTCACAATATGACCAGCGTCAAACGGGAGATGTTAATGTCCAGGTCGACCTTAAGGATGTGCAAATTTATGCCATTCTGAAAGGCGACAAAGAAGAATATGTG gATTATGACTACGCTTACGATTATTCAGAATTAACAATCAAACCACAAAATCGCACGACGCCGAAACCATTTAACGGTACACGTGCAACAACTACGACCGAGCGAGTAGTTACGAGAGATAATTCCACAGGTGTTACAACGGTGCTACAAGAACACACAATCGCACCCGTCAACAATGAACTAACTACTTTATTCACTGCTGCTACTGGCGCTCCAGACAAAGACGACAGTACCACGACTGTGAGAACGTATCCTGACATCACATCTGAACATAATATTGGGACGATTAAGGATGTTACTCTTGCGCCCACTCATGGCTCTACCCGTAAAAACTGTAGAAAAGGATatgttttgaataaaaaaggGCAATGTCAACTCAAAATGAACACTACTGAAAATgc GTTATTAAGACTGGTTAAATTATCGCAAAAATTGAAATTAAGGAGAGAAAACAAGAGTAATGAAAACTCCTAA
- the LOC123879312 gene encoding uncharacterized protein LOC123879312 isoform X2, whose translation MMKTPILITFLVLLAVVSDIGARKLSRSRSSGSGRSSGRKTNQQPAPTSLSYPQPSAQKPSLFGWQEKPAQKPNTQAHSYPSSHTGLSGNKQPKQPPSYQESVQRSSVQQSAPQSQQNSHSYPVSNGLSGSSSSGAGYPQGQGLSGHNAAPPPYQGLNTANYNKPQGAGNYPTANAGNNYNHAAPPPYASGGNGYYHPHSQGPPPPYSSGHGYGGYGGPGPYSPQAPGYFGNYANSGRGFGSVGRTGSALTGVGIAGAGIGTVLTGLALWNLARSTGSHHHTVIYDNRGQPIAVAPDNSTAPAVDPILGDLVNCTLTIDNENATEIIAIPCSIATSFTPDADVKDVSVNNQTNDKTKCTITVVTKAGKEFMTTIPCSVLLNTAAENNVTEPAILDDPTKIENGTVPENNTLIYSDQPTALRFSTTDENPKYEETDFNCTQEEGEIRDPINPCFSVKHNLTVIPLHTTEHIMQT comes from the exons ATGATGAAAACGCCAATTCTTATAACTTTCTTAGTGCTACTTGCGGTAGTGAGTGATATTGGTGCGAGGAAACTGTCTCGCAGTCGGAGTTCAGGCTCTGGTCGCAGTTCCGGTAGAAAAACAAACCAGCAGCCCGCACCAACATCCTTGAGTTATCCTCAACCTTCTGCCCAAAAGCCGTCTTTGTTTGGGTGGCAGGAAAAGCCGGCACAAAAACCAAACACTCAAGCTCATTCATATCCTTCGAGCCATACTGGTCTCTCGGGTAATAA ACAACCCAAACAACCACCAAGTTATCAAGAAAGTGTACAAAGAAGTAGTGTCCAACAATCTGCGCCTCAATCGCAACAAAATAGTCACTCCTATCCAGTGTCAAACGGACTGTCAGGAAGTTCAAGCTCCGGAGCTGGGTACCCACAAGGACAAGGGTTATCCGGTCACAATGCAGCTCCACCTCCATATCAAGGCCTAAACACGGCAAATTATAATAAACCACAAGGCGCAGGTAATTATCCCACTGCTAACGCTGGTAACAATTATAACCACGCAGCGCCACCCCCTTACGCAAGTGGAGGAAACGGCTATTATCACCCTCACTCTCAAGGACCACCACCCCCGTATTCGAGTGGACACGGCTATGGAGGATATGGCGGACCAGGACCTTATAGTCCACAGGCACCTGGGTATTTTGGAAACTACGCAAATAGCGGCAGGGGTTTTGGAAGTGTCGGTCGCACAGGAAGTGCTTTAACTGGAGTGGGTATTGCCGGTGCAGGAATCGGAACTGTTTTGACCGGTTTAGCCTTATGGAATTTAGCTAGATCGACTGGTAGTCATCACCATACTGTAATATATGATAACCGAGGTCAACCTATAGCAGTAGCTCCAGATAATAGTACTGCACCAGCTGTCGATCCGATTTTGGGTGATTTGGTTAATTGCACACTTACAATAGATAATGAAAATGCTACAGAAATCATAGCCATACCTTGTTCAATTGCAACATCCTTTACCCCAGACGCTGATGTAAAAGACGTCAGTGTAAACAATCAAACAAACGATAAAACAAAATGTACGATAACTGTTGTTACGAAAGCTGGTAAAGAATTCATGACAACTATTCCATGTTCTGTATTACTAAACACAGCTGCTGAAAATAACGTTACGGAGCCTGCTATCCTTGATGACCCAACGAAAATTGAAAATGGAACTGTCCCCGAAAATAATACATTAATTTATTCCGATCAACCGACTGCCCTGCGATTTTCTACAACTGACGAAAACCCAAAGTATGAAGAAACTGATTTTAATTGTACCCAGGAAGAAGGGGAAATTCGAGATCCGATCAATCCTTGTTTTAGTGTAAAGCACAATTTAACTGTTATTCCGCTTCACACCACCGAACATATTATGCAAACCTGA
- the LOC123879426 gene encoding G-protein coupled receptor 143-like, giving the protein MSDPTIQTFCCHHTGNNEDLAIKIMDEFNTESYNTVCLVSSTIGILGSLYQIFPRSLSQNTYRPQSLSSTRGRHIIVWLAVADLMASLGVLIRSSLWLQYKSIMPMPNDDVSVLFCSIISAWTQYFYTATWFWTLFYAIDTWHSIKGIDSRPVLYHSLAWGVPAATTSIGLSILYIPNATCHNISSISTAFLRILPNYCVTYLPIAVVMIVNPIIYVMASKKIEMAVALPLAQFTSKERRVVDTLRLKFFLINAVFYVCWIPNLINGFLVWTMWFNMPVKVIISIWYIMALLNPMQALLNALVYRKWNPDLRRQRYTLPNLQKSFSFHDEQSPLLGSEPPRLPLSPIPPAINNNYATM; this is encoded by the exons atgtctgATCCCACTATACAAACGTTTTGCTGTCACCACACAGGCAATAATGAAGATCTGGCAATAAAAATTATGGATGAATTCAATACTGAATCTTATAATACAGTATGTTTAGTGTCTTCAACAATTGGAATCCTTGGTTCTTTATATCAG ATCTTTCCTCGGAGCCTATCTCAAAACACTTACAGACCCCAAAGCCTTTCTTCTACTAGAGGGCGACACATCATAGTCTGGTTGGCTGTTGCAGATTTAATGGCTTCACTTG GTGTTCTAATCAGATCATCTTTATGGTTGCAATACAAGAGTATTATGCCCATGCCTAATGATGATGTCAGTGTTTTGTTTTGCAGTATTATATCG GCTTGGACACAGTATTTCTATACAGCTACTTGGTTTTGGACATTATTTTATGCAATTGATACCTGGCATTCTATAAAAGGTATTGATTCCCGTCCTGTACTTTATCATTCTCTGGCTTGGGGAGTACCTGCGGCTACCACTAGCATTGGATTATCTATACTTTATATACCTAATGCAAC CTGCCATAATATATCTTCTATTTCAACTGCTTTCTTAAGAATTCTGCCAAATTACTGTGTGACATACTTGCCCATTGCTGTAGTTATGATAGTGAACCCTATTATTTATGTTATGGCAAGTAAGAAGATTGAAATGGCTGTAGCACTCCCTTTAGCTCAG TTCACAAGCAAAGAACGGAGAGTTGTTGACACACTGAGATTAAAATTCTTTCTTATTAATGctgttttttatgtatgttgGATCCCAAATCTTATTAATGGATTCTTGGTGTGGACCATGTGGTTTAACATGCCAGTTAAAGTCATAATCTCCATATGGTATATCATG GCTTTATTAAATCCCATGCAGGCATTGTTGAATGCTTTAGTATACAGAAAATGGAATCCTGATTTAAGGCGACAGAGATATACGTTGCCTAACTTACAAAAAAGCTTTTCCTTCCATGATGAGCAATCACCACTACTTGGTTCAGAACCACCTCGTTTGCCACTGTCGCCAATACCTCCTGCcataaacaataattatgcTACCATgtaa